Below is a window of Pseudomonadota bacterium DNA.
GCAAGTTAACTCAAGTTTGGCAACAATTTTATGAATAAATAAATATTGTTGACTTAAGAGATTATTAAATATATTGCTTTATAGCAATTGTGATCACAATTAGTTTAATAATTATTAATAACATTAACTCGATCAAATCAATGGAGGATGGCATGTCCGACACTGAAGATGCCAAAATGAAAAGCAATGCTACCTCCGGTTCAGGATCTGTGGATCAAGACGAAATAACGCTTTATGAAGAATATGAATTTTTTATATTGATGACACAGGTTATGGAAGGCATGAAAAAAGCCAGGGAAAGAGAATTGAAGCCGGTTGGGATTTCAATGATCCAATCCGCTGTTTTATATGTTCTGGATGAAGCAAATCATCCGCTGGCACCCATTCAGATCGCGAGGCAACTTCTTCGTGATCCGGGTAGTATCCACCAAT
It encodes the following:
- a CDS encoding MarR family transcriptional regulator, coding for MSDTEDAKMKSNATSGSGSVDQDEITLYEEYEFFILMTQVMEGMKKARERELKPVGISMIQSAVLYVLDEANHPLAPIQIARQLLRDPGSIHQLLDRMEDSGLVKRIRSAKEKRVVHVKITKKGEELRRIQKNEVLAKILGKLSKLERKQLWSILKNLREATYIELSPPPLFP